The uncultured Bacteroides sp. genome includes the window TTCAATTAACAAGCAGTCTTTAATAGACGAGCCGAATGCGGCTTTTCTTAGTTATGTTCAAGTTTCTTCGTTAGAAAATAATCCAATATCAATTCCAGACGGAGATAACCCGAAAATTTTAGTTTTTGATTTTGGGGCGGGAACCTGTGATGTTTCCATACTTGAATTGGGTAAAGACTTAAACGGCATTTACTCTAAAAATCTTTCTATTTCAAAATTCGAAAAATTGGGTGGCGATGATATAGACCGACTTATCGCTATTGATTATTTGTTTCCGCAACTTCTTAAAGAAAGCGGAATGAATAAAAATGATTTTAGAACACCTGAAAAAAATAGAATAGTAAGCCAGCTTCTAAAATCAGCAGAGCAACTAAAAATAATGATTTGCGAAAACATCGCTTTACAAACAAATAATCGGATTTTACCAGCTAACGCAACAAGCAAAGATTATGTTTCAGTTGGCAATCGTGTTGAAGTTGACACAAGAAAAGGGCTTTTGACATTGACAGAACCTAAACTTTCTTATGCAGAGTTTAACGAAGCAATGAAAGCGTTTTTAAAATCTTCTTCAATCGTTCCATACAAGACCAAAATTGTAGAAGATGAATTTGCGACAATTTTCAGTCCAATTCAAACCGCACTAAAAAAGGCTTCACTAAGCAAAGACGAAATAGACTATGTTTTGTTTATTGGAGGAAGTTCTAAAAACCCGTATGTACAAGCCGCTTTGAAAGAGCATTTCAAAGAATCAGATTTGTTAGTTCCAAGAGATTTACAAACTCACGTTTCATCAGGTGCAGCAATTCACTCACTTGTTTACAATGGCTTTGGGAAAAATATTATTCAGCCAATCACAAGTGAGCCGTTTCTTGTAATTACAAAAGATGAAACACCAAAAGTGATTCTCAAAGCAGGAACGCATATACCTTGCGACCTAATCGTAATTGATGATTTGGTAACGAGCCAAGACGGACAACAAGCCATTGAATTGCCAATCTGTTTAGGAAATGTAAACAAACTTCTTTACAACATAAAAATTGTAAGCGGAAATTCGCAAGGTTTCAAACGCAATACACCTGTAAAGTTGGAATTGGAAATTACCACCGACAAACTTTTACTTGCACGAGCAACAGCCGTAGGACAACAAGTAATGGTTGAGCCAATAAACCCATTTGCAAACAAAGAATTGACCACTGAACAAAGAATTGTTTTGAAAGCAGAGCGACAAGCAAACCTTGAAGCAGAACAGAATGGTGGAAAACCCACCAAACAAGGTTTGACAACACTTTACAAGGCTTATGAAAAAGTTGGTAACGATTTTAGAGCAGCAGAAACTTTGGAACTCTTAAATGAATTATACCCAAGCAAGTCTAACTATAATAGTATTGGAGTCTTATATTCAAGTGCAGGATATGATGATAAGGCATTAGAATACTATGAATTGGCATATACTCACGACAAAGATTCTACAACTGCATTTAACTATGCTTACAAATTAAAGGACAAAGACAGGACAAAATTCAAAGAGATATTAGAAGAATCATTACGCCTTGACCCTGACAAACCGCATAGTTTGTATGAATTGGGACGTTTGCTGAAAAAGGAAAATAATCCAGAGGGTAAAAAGAAAATCCAACAGGCCTTTGATACTTGGAAAAAGAAATTTGACACAAACCAAATGAGCGAAAGCGATTAT containing:
- a CDS encoding Hsp70 family protein, encoding MATDINIQSLFPALRNSQIARPTTDVFNTTFIGIDFGTSTTVVSVATIDKKTKEILTAPIWLNQKLYDGAIMSSEKIPTVIAWHNQQLLVGKGAVDLKYQLKKGVNVWYSFKMELGEDLGSKYYNSELDRNSDFPILNPKDATKVFFQYLKAQIDRYIREKNLPPNVQFAVSIPASFEANQRKELIYALEQNGISINKQSLIDEPNAAFLSYVQVSSLENNPISIPDGDNPKILVFDFGAGTCDVSILELGKDLNGIYSKNLSISKFEKLGGDDIDRLIAIDYLFPQLLKESGMNKNDFRTPEKNRIVSQLLKSAEQLKIMICENIALQTNNRILPANATSKDYVSVGNRVEVDTRKGLLTLTEPKLSYAEFNEAMKAFLKSSSIVPYKTKIVEDEFATIFSPIQTALKKASLSKDEIDYVLFIGGSSKNPYVQAALKEHFKESDLLVPRDLQTHVSSGAAIHSLVYNGFGKNIIQPITSEPFLVITKDETPKVILKAGTHIPCDLIVIDDLVTSQDGQQAIELPICLGNVNKLLYNIKIVSGNSQGFKRNTPVKLELEITTDKLLLARATAVGQQVMVEPINPFANKELTTEQRIVLKAERQANLEAEQNGGKPTKQGLTTLYKAYEKVGNDFRAAETLELLNELYPSKSNYNSIGVLYSSAGYDDKALEYYELAYTHDKDSTTAFNYAYKLKDKDRTKFKEILEESLRLDPDKPHSLYELGRLLKKENNPEGKKKIQQAFDTWKKKFDTNQMSESDYSWLSSAADELGMRDFAQQVRESKPQFSGEKLYNSENLTVTSREEGLIKK